A window of the Paralichthys olivaceus isolate ysfri-2021 chromosome 5, ASM2471397v2, whole genome shotgun sequence genome harbors these coding sequences:
- the LOC109642761 gene encoding lipid droplet assembly factor 1 isoform X1, with protein sequence MAAMISASLSGCLSGMQEEVEGGGGGGERGGERGEGGGRKRKRKKVLPLLLLECVRKLTGHSFTQLQAGFSLRFKPGFLHYSGDGVEMQPSSSGTAPQRMQGSWTTLLSHLTENPDAVQVMKTRLLQYLGSHPFLTLTLMLFGAMAAVPVGLFLIFALVTTIMSAVGFVFFEVFLLFVAGLTLLCVLCGLAFFSVTVSLILNAFHISLSNVLKYYPKLPQQVNVQEKETDSKTQD encoded by the exons ATGGCAGCAATGATATCAGCGAGCCTTTCCGGGTGTCTCTCTGGAATGCAAGAGGAagtagaaggaggaggaggaggaggagaaagaggaggagaaagaggagaaggaggaggaagaaaaagaaagaggaagaaggtgTTGCCTCTGTTGCTGCTTGAGTGTGTGAGGAAACTTACAGGACACAGCTTCACACAGTTGCAAGCAGGTTTTTCATTGAGATTCAAACCAGGTTTTCTACATTATTCAG GTGACGGTGTGGAGATGCAGCCCAGCAGCAGTGGAACTGCCCCTCAGAGGATGCAGGGGTCATGGACCACCCTGTTGAGCCACCTCACTGAAAACCCAGAT GCGGTGCAGGTGATGAAGACCAGACTGCTGCAGTACCTGGGCAGCCATCCTTTCTTGACCCTCACGTTGATGCTGTTCGGCGCCATGGCTGCGGTGCCTGTTGGACTTTTCCTCATCTTTGCTCTTGTCACCACGATTATGTCAGCAgtaggttttgttttctttgagg tgttcCTGTTGTTTGTGGCAGGGTTGACTCTGCTGTGCGTCCTCTGTGGCCTCGCCTTCTTCTCTGTCACAGTTTCACTCATCCTAAATGCTTTTCATATTTCCCTCTCCAACGTCCTCAAGTATTACCCAAAACTGCCCCAG CAGGTTAACGTCCAGGAGAAGGAGACGGATTCCAAAACTCAAGACTGA
- the LOC109642761 gene encoding lipid droplet assembly factor 1 isoform X2, which produces MAAMISASLSGCLSGMQEEVEGGGGGGERGGERGEGGGRKRKRKKVLPLLLLECVRKLTGHSFTQLQAGFSLRFKPGFLHYSGDGVEMQPSSSGTAPQRMQGSWTTLLSHLTENPDAVQVMKTRLLQYLGSHPFLTLTLMLFGAMAAVPVGLFLIFALVTTIMSAVGFVFFEVFLLFVAGLTLLCVLCGLAFFSVTVSLILNAFHISLSNVLKYYPKLPQVNVQEKETDSKTQD; this is translated from the exons ATGGCAGCAATGATATCAGCGAGCCTTTCCGGGTGTCTCTCTGGAATGCAAGAGGAagtagaaggaggaggaggaggaggagaaagaggaggagaaagaggagaaggaggaggaagaaaaagaaagaggaagaaggtgTTGCCTCTGTTGCTGCTTGAGTGTGTGAGGAAACTTACAGGACACAGCTTCACACAGTTGCAAGCAGGTTTTTCATTGAGATTCAAACCAGGTTTTCTACATTATTCAG GTGACGGTGTGGAGATGCAGCCCAGCAGCAGTGGAACTGCCCCTCAGAGGATGCAGGGGTCATGGACCACCCTGTTGAGCCACCTCACTGAAAACCCAGAT GCGGTGCAGGTGATGAAGACCAGACTGCTGCAGTACCTGGGCAGCCATCCTTTCTTGACCCTCACGTTGATGCTGTTCGGCGCCATGGCTGCGGTGCCTGTTGGACTTTTCCTCATCTTTGCTCTTGTCACCACGATTATGTCAGCAgtaggttttgttttctttgagg tgttcCTGTTGTTTGTGGCAGGGTTGACTCTGCTGTGCGTCCTCTGTGGCCTCGCCTTCTTCTCTGTCACAGTTTCACTCATCCTAAATGCTTTTCATATTTCCCTCTCCAACGTCCTCAAGTATTACCCAAAACTGCCCCAG GTTAACGTCCAGGAGAAGGAGACGGATTCCAAAACTCAAGACTGA